In Leucobacter sp. CX169, a single genomic region encodes these proteins:
- a CDS encoding YchJ family protein — translation MTGLAAGFAVVAASDPCPCGRGERFGSCCGAMHAGAEAPTAERLMRARYSAFVVGDADFLLASWHPGTRPDASEFELEADTKWLRLLVEATELGGPFDQTGTVTFAAIGRTSEGRFEQREHSRFLRGGSTGWQYVDGDSMD, via the coding sequence GTGACAGGTTTGGCGGCCGGTTTCGCCGTCGTGGCTGCCAGCGACCCCTGCCCGTGCGGGCGGGGCGAGCGCTTCGGCTCGTGCTGCGGGGCGATGCACGCGGGCGCGGAGGCACCGACGGCCGAGCGGCTCATGCGGGCGCGCTACAGTGCATTCGTGGTGGGCGACGCCGACTTCCTGCTGGCGTCGTGGCACCCGGGCACCCGGCCCGACGCGTCCGAGTTCGAGCTCGAAGCCGACACGAAGTGGCTGCGGCTGCTCGTCGAGGCGACCGAGCTCGGCGGCCCGTTCGATCAGACCGGGACGGTGACGTTCGCGGCGATCGGGCGCACGTCCGAGGGGCGCTTCGAACAGCGCGAGCACAGCCGCTTCCTGCGCGGCGGAAGCACCGGGTGGCAGTACGTCGACGGGGACTCGATGGACTAG
- a CDS encoding DEAD/DEAH box helicase translates to MRGATTRKVYVTNPTFAALGVPVPLVEALAAEGKIEAFPIQRDTLGDTLAGRDVLGRGRTGSGKTIAFAIPLVARLAGDASAKRRPGRPRGLVLAPTRELVTQIANVIEMLGEPVGIRTTTIFGGVSQKRQEDALARGVDIVVAAPGRLDDLMKQGIVDLGSVEITVLDEADHMADLGFLPVVTRIMDKTPQRGQRLLFSATLDNGVDRLVKKYLTNPIMHSVDSAESPVAQMTHHVFSVSGKDDKNEVIEALASGAGRRILFTRTKHQAKKLAKHLTARGIPAVDLHGNLSQNARDRNLAAFSDGSSKVLVATDVAARGVHVDGIELVVHVDPPAEHKAYLHRSGRTARAGAEGDVVTICLPEQRGELKQLLRAAKINVTPESVNAGSASVTSLVGEVADKVDPAVTERLRDEAFAAANGGRSAGQGQSTGKNAQRKRARGHVEGGRGEGQGRAGSGRSGSGRGGQGTGRGGQGAGRGGQGAGSGRSGQGQGQGSGAGRSGQGAGSGSGRSAAPRGGASRGSSAGAGAPVVVQRRRRTV, encoded by the coding sequence ATGCGCGGTGCCACCACACGAAAGGTCTACGTGACCAACCCGACTTTCGCCGCTCTTGGCGTTCCTGTCCCCCTCGTTGAAGCTCTTGCCGCCGAAGGCAAGATCGAAGCTTTCCCCATCCAGCGCGACACCCTCGGTGACACGCTCGCCGGCCGTGACGTGCTCGGCCGCGGCCGCACCGGCTCGGGCAAGACCATCGCATTCGCGATCCCCCTCGTCGCCCGCCTTGCCGGTGACGCCAGCGCGAAGCGCCGCCCGGGTCGCCCCCGCGGCCTCGTGCTCGCCCCGACCCGCGAGCTCGTCACGCAGATCGCGAACGTCATCGAGATGCTCGGCGAGCCCGTCGGCATCCGCACGACCACCATCTTCGGCGGCGTCTCGCAGAAGCGCCAGGAAGACGCCCTCGCACGCGGCGTCGATATCGTCGTGGCCGCCCCCGGCCGCCTCGACGACCTCATGAAGCAGGGCATCGTCGACCTCGGCTCGGTCGAGATCACCGTGCTCGACGAGGCCGACCACATGGCCGACCTGGGCTTTCTCCCCGTCGTCACCCGCATCATGGACAAGACGCCGCAGCGCGGCCAGCGCCTGCTCTTCAGCGCGACGCTCGATAACGGCGTCGACCGCTTGGTCAAGAAGTACCTGACCAACCCGATCATGCACTCGGTCGACTCGGCCGAGTCCCCCGTCGCCCAGATGACGCACCACGTCTTCTCGGTCTCGGGCAAGGACGACAAGAACGAGGTCATCGAGGCGCTCGCCTCGGGTGCCGGCCGTCGCATCCTCTTCACCCGCACGAAGCACCAGGCGAAGAAGCTCGCGAAGCACCTCACGGCGCGCGGCATCCCCGCCGTCGACCTGCACGGCAACCTCTCGCAGAACGCGCGCGATCGCAACCTCGCCGCGTTCTCGGACGGTTCCTCGAAGGTCCTCGTCGCCACCGACGTCGCCGCCCGTGGCGTGCACGTCGACGGCATCGAGCTCGTCGTCCACGTTGATCCGCCCGCAGAGCACAAGGCGTACCTGCACCGCTCGGGCCGCACCGCCCGTGCCGGCGCCGAGGGTGACGTCGTCACCATCTGCCTGCCCGAGCAGCGCGGCGAACTCAAGCAGCTCCTCCGCGCCGCGAAGATCAATGTCACCCCCGAGTCGGTGAACGCCGGATCGGCGTCGGTCACGAGCCTCGTCGGAGAGGTCGCCGACAAGGTTGACCCCGCCGTCACCGAGCGCCTGCGTGACGAGGCATTCGCCGCGGCAAACGGTGGCCGTTCCGCTGGCCAGGGCCAGTCGACCGGCAAGAACGCGCAGCGCAAGCGCGCACGCGGTCACGTCGAGGGTGGCCGTGGCGAGGGCCAGGGCCGCGCAGGATCGGGCCGTTCCGGCTCGGGCCGCGGCGGCCAGGGCACCGGTCGCGGTGGCCAGGGTGCCGGTCGCGGTGGCCAGGGCGCAGGATCCGGCCGTTCGGGCCAGGGCCAGGGCCAGGGTTCGGGCGCAGGCCGCTCGGGCCAGGGCGCAGGCTCGGGTTCGGGTCGCTCGGCGGCCCCCCGTGGCGGCGCCTCGCGCGGCTCGTCAGCGGGCGCCGGTGCTCCGGTTGTCGTGCAGCGTCGTCGCCGTACGGTGTAG
- a CDS encoding bifunctional RecB family nuclease/DEAD/DEAH box helicase, producing MFVRGDLLVTSASDLTAASYCEFAWLRRVDARLGREITVPADDDPMMARAGRLGDAHEERMLERYRAQFGPATDGEAGGVVEIARPTTMDAAGLAERAEETLVALQGSADIVFQATFFEAEQRAAELPGDPTIAFLGFADFLARTADGAIEVQDTKLARKAKVTALLQLAAYAEQLERLGVPVAEEGVLILGDGARSRHRIADIAPVFRERRRRLHEILLERARAVGVDGERASADAVAWGAPGVTACGRCEVCAPEIEATRDPLLIAGLRAAQRQRLVDAGFHTIDDVARALPEVAAGGLSIPGIAPAVLERLAWQASLQVQPAVDGKPPVQVVDAASLASIPEPNPGDLFFDFEGDPLYREPGDDEHARWGIDYLFGMVDSEDHFTPLWAHDLPAERQALIDFLALVAERRRRFPTMKIYHYAAYERTHLTSISARHGVGEAEVDQLLREHVLVDLYPVVRRALRVGSRSYSIKKLEPLYMGDELRDEDGVTSGAQSVSEYAEATAQLSSDDASERAEGQRRLDAIGDYNRYDCVSTRRLRDWLLGIADAHGVVPFPASEVLDGTGEPLTLSPLAASLAGFAEAAAARAADPDVPEADRAAARADRSAIALAASAIDYHQREQKAFWWAHFSRLVESIDDWADTRDVLVVDPAASRVVEDWHLPPRARVARRHVRLRGEYAPGSTPKADREANALYAYPGPFAKLGAAPGARADKLVKIIEVHDDGVTIEETLPRGVAEYTALPEALAPGPPPPAGRQKDAIEEWGRGLVAALKNGDFPQDPVVDVLRRTPPRLREEGLVAPDSAAALAAVGGDEGFRSAGAVMASLRQLEHSVLAVQGPPGTGKTTLAARVIKQLVERDGWHIGVVAQSHQVVENLLAAVAKAGLDPAQIGKVPQRGADPAAITESPYTVLRGNGHLGFVREHRSAGRGSVTGGTAWDFSNADRFERGGLDLLVVDEAGQFSLAPTIAASVAAERLLLVGDPQQLPQVSQGSHPEPVDTSALGWVLDGHETIPEDLGYFLAESRRMRPELCDPVSELAYEGRLRAHPSASERVAIGAGEPGLHWHPVRHVGNSTHSAEEADEVVRITRAALGATITDHHGSRVLGEVDLIVVAAYNAQVELVAEHLAAAGLGDVRVGTVDRFQGQEAAVAIVTLAASDADEIPRGLEFLLLRNRLNVAISRAQWAAHLVSSERLGGSLPSSAEGVAALSGYLRLTERGGVTGE from the coding sequence ATGTTCGTTCGAGGAGACCTGCTGGTGACGAGCGCCAGCGATCTGACCGCGGCGAGCTATTGCGAGTTCGCCTGGCTGCGCCGAGTGGACGCACGGCTGGGTCGCGAGATCACAGTGCCCGCCGATGATGACCCGATGATGGCCCGCGCCGGCCGCCTCGGCGACGCCCACGAGGAGCGGATGCTCGAGCGGTATCGCGCGCAGTTTGGCCCGGCGACCGATGGCGAGGCGGGCGGGGTTGTCGAGATCGCGCGCCCGACCACGATGGACGCGGCGGGGCTTGCAGAGCGGGCCGAAGAGACCCTCGTAGCGCTGCAGGGGAGTGCGGACATCGTCTTCCAGGCCACCTTCTTCGAAGCGGAACAGCGCGCGGCCGAGCTTCCCGGGGACCCGACTATCGCGTTTCTTGGCTTCGCCGACTTCTTGGCACGCACCGCGGACGGTGCGATCGAGGTCCAAGACACGAAGCTGGCGCGCAAGGCGAAGGTGACCGCGCTGCTGCAACTGGCCGCGTACGCCGAACAGCTTGAGCGGCTCGGCGTCCCGGTTGCCGAGGAGGGCGTGCTCATCCTCGGGGACGGCGCCCGCAGCCGGCACCGCATCGCCGACATCGCGCCGGTGTTTCGCGAGCGCCGACGACGGCTGCACGAGATCCTGCTCGAACGGGCGCGCGCGGTGGGGGTCGACGGCGAGCGTGCGAGCGCCGACGCGGTCGCCTGGGGTGCGCCCGGGGTGACGGCATGCGGGCGGTGCGAGGTGTGCGCCCCCGAGATCGAGGCCACCCGTGACCCGCTGCTCATCGCCGGCCTGCGCGCCGCCCAGCGCCAGCGGCTGGTCGATGCCGGGTTCCACACGATCGACGACGTCGCGCGGGCGCTGCCCGAGGTCGCCGCGGGCGGGCTTTCCATTCCCGGAATCGCCCCCGCGGTGCTCGAGCGCCTCGCCTGGCAGGCGTCGCTGCAGGTGCAGCCCGCGGTGGATGGCAAGCCGCCGGTCCAGGTCGTGGACGCGGCGTCGCTCGCGAGCATTCCCGAACCAAACCCGGGCGACCTCTTCTTCGACTTCGAGGGCGACCCGCTCTACCGCGAGCCCGGCGACGACGAGCACGCCCGCTGGGGCATCGACTACCTGTTCGGCATGGTCGACAGCGAAGACCACTTCACGCCGCTCTGGGCGCACGACCTCCCGGCCGAGCGGCAGGCGCTCATCGACTTCCTCGCCCTCGTAGCCGAGCGGCGACGACGGTTTCCCACCATGAAGATCTACCACTACGCGGCGTACGAACGCACACACCTCACGAGCATCTCCGCCCGGCACGGGGTGGGCGAAGCCGAGGTGGATCAGCTGCTGCGCGAGCATGTACTCGTCGACCTGTACCCGGTCGTGCGCCGGGCGCTGCGCGTCGGCTCGCGCTCGTACTCGATCAAGAAGCTCGAGCCGCTCTACATGGGCGACGAGCTGCGCGACGAGGACGGCGTCACGAGCGGCGCCCAGTCGGTGAGCGAGTACGCCGAGGCGACCGCCCAGCTCTCCTCCGACGACGCGTCCGAGCGCGCCGAGGGGCAGCGCCGGCTCGACGCGATCGGCGACTACAACCGCTACGACTGCGTCTCGACCCGGCGCCTGCGCGACTGGCTGCTCGGCATCGCCGACGCCCACGGGGTGGTGCCGTTCCCCGCATCCGAGGTACTCGACGGCACGGGCGAACCCCTGACGCTCAGCCCGCTTGCCGCCTCGCTCGCGGGCTTTGCCGAGGCGGCGGCCGCGCGGGCGGCCGATCCGGACGTGCCCGAGGCCGACCGTGCCGCTGCCCGCGCAGACCGCTCAGCCATCGCGCTCGCCGCGAGCGCGATCGACTACCACCAGCGCGAGCAGAAGGCGTTCTGGTGGGCCCATTTCAGTCGGCTCGTCGAGTCGATCGACGATTGGGCCGACACTCGCGACGTCCTCGTCGTCGACCCGGCCGCTAGCCGCGTCGTCGAGGACTGGCATCTGCCGCCGCGCGCCCGCGTCGCCCGCCGCCACGTCCGCCTGCGCGGGGAGTACGCGCCAGGCAGCACGCCCAAGGCGGACCGCGAGGCAAACGCGTTGTACGCCTACCCGGGCCCTTTCGCGAAACTCGGGGCAGCGCCCGGCGCGCGCGCCGACAAGCTCGTCAAGATCATCGAAGTGCACGACGACGGCGTCACGATCGAGGAGACGCTGCCGCGGGGCGTCGCCGAGTACACCGCGCTCCCCGAGGCGCTCGCGCCCGGCCCGCCGCCGCCTGCCGGCCGGCAGAAGGACGCGATCGAGGAGTGGGGGCGTGGGCTGGTCGCGGCACTCAAGAACGGCGACTTCCCGCAGGATCCCGTCGTCGACGTGCTGCGGCGCACGCCGCCGCGGCTGCGCGAGGAGGGGCTTGTCGCCCCCGACTCGGCCGCGGCGCTCGCCGCAGTCGGCGGAGACGAGGGCTTCCGCTCCGCGGGGGCGGTCATGGCGAGCCTGCGCCAGCTCGAGCACTCGGTGCTGGCCGTCCAGGGCCCGCCCGGCACCGGCAAGACGACGCTCGCGGCGCGCGTCATCAAGCAGCTGGTCGAGCGGGACGGCTGGCACATCGGCGTCGTCGCCCAGTCTCACCAGGTCGTCGAGAACCTGCTCGCCGCCGTCGCGAAGGCGGGGCTCGACCCCGCCCAGATCGGCAAGGTGCCCCAGCGCGGGGCTGACCCCGCCGCCATCACCGAGTCACCGTATACGGTGCTGCGCGGTAACGGCCACCTCGGCTTCGTGCGCGAGCACCGCAGCGCGGGCCGCGGCAGCGTCACCGGCGGGACGGCCTGGGACTTCAGCAACGCCGACCGCTTCGAGCGCGGCGGGCTCGACCTGCTCGTGGTGGACGAGGCCGGACAGTTCTCGCTCGCGCCGACCATCGCCGCCTCGGTCGCCGCCGAGCGGCTGCTGCTCGTCGGCGACCCGCAGCAGCTCCCGCAGGTCTCGCAGGGCAGCCACCCCGAGCCGGTCGACACCTCGGCCCTCGGCTGGGTGCTCGACGGGCACGAGACGATTCCCGAAGACCTCGGCTACTTCCTGGCCGAAAGTCGTCGCATGCGGCCCGAGCTCTGTGACCCGGTGTCCGAGCTCGCGTACGAGGGGCGCCTGCGCGCACACCCGTCGGCGTCCGAGCGGGTCGCCATCGGGGCGGGGGAGCCGGGGCTGCACTGGCACCCCGTGCGGCACGTCGGCAATTCGACGCACTCCGCCGAGGAAGCGGACGAGGTCGTGCGGATCACTCGAGCGGCCCTCGGTGCGACGATCACCGACCACCACGGCTCGCGGGTGCTGGGAGAAGTCGACCTCATCGTCGTCGCCGCCTACAACGCCCAGGTCGAGCTCGTGGCCGAGCACCTGGCGGCGGCAGGCCTCGGCGACGTGCGCGTCGGCACCGTCGATCGCTTCCAGGGGCAGGAGGCGGCGGTCGCGATCGTGACGCTCGCGGCATCGGACGCTGACGAGATCCCGCGCGGCCTCGAGTTCCTGCTGCTGCGCAACCGGCTGAACGTGGCAATCAGCCGCGCGCAGTGGGCCGCGCACCTGGTCTCGTCCGAGCGCCTGGGCGGCAGCCTGCCAAGCAGCGCTGAGGGCGTCGCGGCGCTCTCGGGCTACCTGCGGCTCACCGAGCGGGGTGGTGTCACTGGCGAGTGA
- a CDS encoding Zn-dependent alcohol dehydrogenase codes for MITMKAAVFVGPEQPLEIRDLQISSTPGPNEVLVKLAASGVCHSDLHALDGDWDTPAPLVLGHEGAGVVIAVGSEVTELELEDHVILSWTPSCQKCEFCVSGRPVLCQLANETAYQHVFFDGKPRLTDGEQDVKSFLAVGSFGEYAMVPASAAIRIRKDAPLAQAALVGCAVTTGIGAVVNTAGVEPGSTVLVVGCGGVGLNVVQGARLAGAKQIIVADVSDEKLELGRSFGATHVVNSREVDLLETVRSLTDGRGVDYAFEAIGLPFTIEACYDAVRRGGTAVVVGQVADGVKISIDPFVMSDQEKRLIGSNYGSSRQSIDFPRIIDLYMEGKVDLDSMVTDRITLDQVNEAFGEMRQGRGIRSVIEYV; via the coding sequence ATGATCACCATGAAGGCCGCCGTATTCGTCGGGCCAGAACAGCCGCTCGAGATTCGGGATCTGCAGATTTCCAGCACCCCCGGCCCGAACGAGGTGCTCGTGAAGCTCGCCGCCTCGGGCGTCTGCCACAGTGACCTGCACGCGCTCGACGGCGACTGGGACACCCCGGCGCCGCTCGTGCTCGGCCACGAGGGCGCCGGCGTCGTCATCGCCGTGGGCTCCGAGGTGACGGAACTCGAGCTCGAGGACCACGTGATCCTCTCGTGGACCCCTTCATGCCAGAAGTGCGAGTTCTGCGTCTCGGGCCGGCCGGTGCTCTGCCAGCTCGCCAACGAGACGGCGTACCAGCACGTCTTCTTCGACGGCAAGCCGCGCCTCACGGACGGCGAGCAGGACGTGAAAAGCTTCCTCGCGGTGGGCTCGTTCGGCGAGTACGCCATGGTGCCGGCGTCGGCCGCGATCCGGATCCGGAAGGACGCGCCGCTCGCCCAGGCCGCCCTCGTCGGCTGCGCGGTGACCACCGGCATCGGCGCCGTCGTGAACACGGCCGGCGTCGAACCGGGAAGCACCGTGCTGGTCGTCGGCTGCGGCGGGGTTGGCCTCAACGTCGTGCAGGGTGCGCGCCTCGCTGGTGCCAAGCAGATCATTGTCGCCGACGTGAGCGACGAGAAGCTCGAGCTCGGGCGCAGCTTCGGCGCCACGCACGTCGTGAACAGCCGCGAGGTCGATCTACTCGAAACCGTGCGCTCGCTCACCGACGGACGCGGGGTCGACTACGCGTTCGAGGCGATCGGCCTGCCGTTCACGATCGAGGCCTGCTACGACGCGGTGCGCCGCGGCGGCACCGCGGTCGTCGTTGGCCAGGTCGCCGACGGCGTGAAGATCTCGATCGACCCGTTCGTGATGAGCGACCAGGAGAAGCGCCTGATCGGCTCGAACTACGGCTCGAGCCGGCAGTCGATCGACTTCCCGCGCATCATCGACCTCTACATGGAGGGCAAGGTCGACCTCGACTCGATGGTCACCGACCGCATCACGCTCGACCAGGTCAACGAGGCGTTCGGCGAGATGCGCCAGGGCCGCGGCATTCGTTCGGTGATCGAATACGTCTAG
- a CDS encoding APC family permease, translating to MGFGAAYAASTGLVVSGTAMVSLGNGFGVGGLAFAIPAFIGLIIIIMVAISYGELASMLPGGGMVGEYTLPALGRLPAILAVLGGYLVLVSADGGTQLLVAGESFEGLTGFPAAAFSFLVLAILLVLNISGVDIFARVQIPIVFGMMGILAVLGLAGVFGVTNQPQVENPVLNTDWGTLASMGAVAIWLYIGMEFVAPLAEEVRKPWKTIPAAMIIGVSTIFVVDVLFGWGATRYADLAEMAASSIPHVVGATAIFGSVGGLIMTVVTILASFSTGNSYLAAIPRMLYGLANEGLLPKWLAKVSRRTRVPWAGMVVTAGCMASVLLYSTFSQGGIGLILNLISIACTTWLFSYIIAQVDVIVLRRKYPNARRPFKTPLYPLPQILGIASCIYLIVFIVPDMEQRIVIWSSAGLILGAIALFAVIWLKRNRLPLFTPTELTHTQNNIIMRSESLDDDGDLESEVDELLATEAAREANAGDR from the coding sequence TTGGGTTTTGGGGCCGCGTACGCCGCGTCCACCGGGCTCGTGGTCTCGGGCACCGCAATGGTCTCGCTCGGCAACGGATTCGGCGTGGGCGGTCTCGCCTTCGCGATCCCAGCGTTCATCGGGCTCATCATCATCATCATGGTCGCCATCTCGTACGGCGAGCTCGCGTCGATGCTGCCCGGCGGCGGCATGGTCGGCGAATACACACTGCCGGCGCTCGGCCGCCTCCCCGCGATCCTCGCCGTGCTCGGTGGGTACCTGGTGCTCGTCTCGGCCGACGGTGGCACGCAGCTGCTCGTCGCGGGCGAATCGTTCGAGGGGCTCACCGGCTTCCCCGCCGCGGCGTTCTCTTTCCTCGTGCTCGCGATCCTGCTGGTGCTGAATATCTCGGGCGTCGACATCTTCGCCCGGGTGCAGATTCCGATCGTGTTCGGCATGATGGGCATCCTGGCCGTGCTTGGCCTCGCCGGAGTGTTCGGCGTCACGAACCAGCCGCAGGTCGAAAACCCCGTCCTCAACACCGACTGGGGCACGCTCGCTTCGATGGGCGCCGTCGCGATCTGGCTCTACATCGGCATGGAGTTCGTCGCCCCGCTCGCCGAGGAAGTGCGCAAGCCCTGGAAGACCATCCCGGCCGCCATGATCATCGGCGTCTCCACCATCTTCGTCGTCGACGTACTGTTCGGTTGGGGCGCCACCCGCTACGCGGACCTCGCCGAAATGGCCGCGTCGTCCATCCCCCACGTTGTTGGAGCCACCGCGATCTTCGGCAGTGTCGGCGGGCTCATCATGACGGTCGTCACCATTCTCGCGTCGTTCTCGACCGGCAACTCGTACCTCGCCGCGATCCCGCGCATGCTCTACGGCCTGGCCAACGAGGGCCTGCTGCCGAAGTGGCTCGCGAAGGTGAGCCGTCGCACCCGCGTCCCGTGGGCCGGCATGGTCGTCACGGCGGGCTGCATGGCGTCCGTGCTGCTGTACTCCACGTTCTCGCAGGGCGGCATCGGCCTGATCCTGAACCTCATCAGCATCGCCTGCACCACCTGGCTGTTCAGCTACATCATCGCCCAGGTCGACGTCATCGTGCTGCGCCGCAAGTACCCGAACGCGCGCCGACCGTTCAAGACGCCGCTGTACCCGCTCCCGCAGATCCTCGGCATCGCATCGTGCATCTACCTGATCGTGTTCATCGTGCCTGACATGGAGCAGCGCATCGTTATCTGGTCGAGCGCCGGACTGATCCTGGGTGCGATCGCGCTCTTCGCGGTCATCTGGCTCAAGCGCAACCGCCTGCCGCTGTTCACGCCGACCGAGCTCACGCACACGCAGAACAACATCATCATGCGCTCGGAGAGCCTGGACGACGATGGCGATCTCGAGTCCGAGGTCGACGAACTGCTGGCCACCGAGGCCGCGCGCGAGGCGAACGCGGGCGACCGTTGA
- a CDS encoding PucR family transcriptional regulator, whose amino-acid sequence MSLSLRRLLQNPSLHLRVVTGDGDVGGPEGHRREQATRDALDQEFEWLHVTDLVDPTKFLGPAEVILTLGWQFPITQPANDGIPAVKASPAQLDEIYESYAALVAAHGVIGIGFGSDVIHRGIPRQLEAACQRHGLILFDVPYEISFMDLLQEAARVLQRDQTERYTRSLRAQKAIARAATRRDGLTATLRETARQLGCGVALYDPLGRAVTMIEAPDGPRVKESELTPIVQQALEAEQRFQSTQVTPEVEAVLQLLGEPGEPSGMLVLTLSRGFDDVSRNVLSSVLALVSVSLEQNQALGALHGTLREALLQLILTGNIAVTRHIIESVWGQLPQPPLVALVAIPRHFDASRHLPAVESMPVDGDTAIFFAQYHENIAIVVHEADANHVIDHLRRLDLVLGQSRCDRWEGLDIALEEARKAAEFGERRGNDGVTLFSEIWREGLTDLIDSSDASHVARRLLGPIQEHDEQHDSNLLPTLRVWLGHHGRGLPAARELGIHRHTLAHRLEQVSAMTGLDLDDVDSRVEFSLALRYLHH is encoded by the coding sequence ATGTCGCTCAGTCTCCGTAGACTCCTGCAGAATCCCTCGCTGCACCTCCGCGTCGTCACGGGCGATGGCGACGTCGGCGGCCCCGAGGGGCACCGCCGCGAGCAGGCGACGCGCGACGCGCTTGACCAGGAGTTCGAGTGGCTGCACGTGACCGACCTCGTCGACCCGACGAAGTTCCTCGGCCCCGCCGAGGTGATCCTCACGCTCGGGTGGCAGTTCCCCATCACGCAGCCGGCGAACGACGGCATCCCCGCCGTCAAGGCGAGCCCCGCGCAACTGGACGAGATTTACGAGAGCTATGCCGCGCTCGTCGCCGCGCACGGCGTGATAGGCATCGGCTTCGGCAGCGACGTGATCCACAGGGGCATCCCCCGCCAGCTCGAAGCGGCGTGCCAGCGCCACGGCCTGATCCTGTTCGACGTGCCCTACGAGATCTCGTTCATGGACCTGCTGCAGGAGGCCGCGCGCGTGCTGCAGCGCGACCAGACCGAGCGCTACACGCGGTCGCTGCGCGCCCAGAAAGCCATCGCCCGCGCGGCGACCCGGCGCGACGGGCTCACCGCCACGCTCCGCGAGACCGCCCGGCAGCTGGGCTGCGGCGTCGCCCTGTACGACCCGCTCGGCCGCGCGGTCACCATGATCGAGGCGCCCGACGGCCCGCGTGTCAAGGAGTCCGAGCTCACCCCGATCGTGCAGCAGGCGCTCGAGGCCGAGCAGCGATTCCAGTCGACCCAGGTGACGCCCGAGGTGGAGGCGGTGCTGCAGCTGTTGGGCGAGCCCGGCGAACCGAGCGGCATGCTCGTCCTGACCCTCAGCCGCGGCTTCGACGACGTGTCGCGCAACGTCCTCTCGAGCGTGCTCGCGCTCGTCAGCGTCTCGCTCGAGCAAAACCAGGCGCTCGGCGCCCTCCACGGGACTCTGCGCGAGGCGCTACTGCAGCTCATCCTTACCGGCAACATCGCCGTCACCCGCCACATCATCGAGAGCGTATGGGGCCAGCTCCCCCAGCCGCCGCTCGTTGCCTTAGTCGCGATCCCCCGTCACTTCGACGCGAGCCGGCACCTCCCCGCGGTCGAGTCGATGCCAGTCGACGGCGACACGGCGATCTTCTTTGCGCAGTACCACGAGAACATCGCGATTGTCGTGCACGAGGCCGACGCGAACCACGTGATTGACCACCTGCGGCGGCTCGATCTGGTGCTCGGCCAGTCGCGTTGCGACCGCTGGGAAGGGCTCGACATCGCGCTCGAGGAGGCGCGCAAGGCGGCCGAGTTCGGCGAGCGCCGCGGCAACGACGGGGTGACCCTGTTCTCGGAGATCTGGCGCGAGGGTCTCACCGACCTCATCGACTCGTCCGACGCGTCGCACGTGGCCCGCCGGCTCCTCGGGCCAATCCAGGAGCACGACGAGCAACACGATTCAAACCTCCTGCCGACGCTGCGCGTGTGGCTCGGGCACCACGGGCGGGGCCTGCCGGCCGCGCGCGAACTCGGGATCCACCGCCACACGCTCGCGCATCGCCTCGAGCAGGTCTCGGCGATGACAGGCCTCGACCTCGACGACGTGGATTCTCGCGTCGAGTTCTCGCTCGCTCTGCGGTACCTGCACCACTAG
- a CDS encoding pseudouridine synthase, giving the protein MPPRSPLPQRHGLDAAWMRTPDRDHGQARPWATMGEWIHSRLHEFIDVKGFLAEGRFVYEDGRAAGRDDPYSPHTFVWFHRDLAEEKPVPGEIHVVYRDERIVVIDKPPFLSSIPRGRHVRQSVVVRLRDELGMPELSPLHRLDRVTSGLLMLATEKRWRAPYQSLFQDGLVDKTYFAQAPIDPGLALPAVVQNHLIKERGTMQGEIVPGKPANSESLVALERELEPGVGGSRTGIYRLKPRTGRTHQLRLHMLSLGIPICGDPLYPVDRQVPVEDFGTPLQLLAGEVEFQDPVDGGARRFASVRSLPL; this is encoded by the coding sequence GTGCCCCCTCGTTCACCCCTGCCGCAGCGTCACGGCCTCGACGCCGCGTGGATGCGCACCCCCGATCGCGATCACGGGCAGGCTCGGCCGTGGGCAACGATGGGGGAGTGGATCCACTCGCGCCTGCACGAGTTCATCGACGTTAAGGGGTTCCTTGCCGAGGGGCGCTTCGTGTACGAGGACGGCCGGGCCGCGGGTCGGGACGACCCCTATAGCCCGCACACCTTTGTCTGGTTTCACCGGGACCTCGCGGAGGAAAAGCCCGTCCCCGGCGAAATTCACGTCGTGTATCGCGACGAGCGCATCGTCGTGATCGATAAGCCGCCGTTTCTCTCGAGCATCCCGCGCGGCCGCCATGTGCGACAGAGCGTCGTCGTGCGCCTGCGCGACGAGCTCGGAATGCCCGAGCTCTCGCCGCTGCACCGGCTCGATCGGGTGACGTCGGGGCTCCTCATGCTCGCGACCGAGAAGCGCTGGCGGGCCCCGTACCAGAGTCTGTTCCAGGACGGGCTGGTCGACAAGACCTACTTCGCGCAGGCGCCCATTGACCCGGGCCTCGCGCTTCCGGCGGTCGTGCAGAACCACCTCATTAAGGAGCGCGGCACGATGCAGGGCGAGATCGTGCCGGGCAAGCCCGCGAACTCGGAGTCGCTGGTCGCCCTCGAGCGCGAGTTGGAGCCCGGGGTGGGCGGATCCCGCACCGGAATTTATCGCCTGAAGCCCCGCACGGGCCGCACCCACCAGCTGCGCCTGCACATGCTGAGCCTCGGTATTCCGATCTGCGGCGACCCGCTCTACCCGGTCGATCGTCAAGTGCCGGTCGAGGACTTCGGTACCCCGCTGCAGCTGCTCGCGGGCGAGGTTGAATTCCAGGACCCTGTCGACGGTGGCGCTCGCCGCTTCGCAAGCGTCCGCTCCCTCCCGCTGTAA